The Aphis gossypii isolate Hap1 chromosome 3, ASM2018417v2, whole genome shotgun sequence genome includes a region encoding these proteins:
- the LOC114127916 gene encoding serine/threonine-protein kinase pelle-like has protein sequence MMMSSLNLNKKTYIYELPYTERKEFCNIIDMNDKWEELGGKYMKIDCATLFKISKAPMRNHSSTDELLTLWGEQNHTILELFTILYEMQHYRAMIILKPFVDPKYHKLIYQGDKTFSNLVKTETGNDLNNEVGNLIKLNTDSNQKRANNLEREVLNTSSKINEHIYSDPSVMFSSAEACTPLITYNELEQATNYWNKENILGKGGFGVVFKGIWKNTAVAIKRLESQKGAEQQFNILEAQRQQSLRELKYLNSCRHDNILSLYGFSIGGEKPCLVYQYMINGSLEDRLQCRQGTKPLTWCIRFKIATGSARGLQFLHGMDKPLIHGDIKSANILLDPYFEPRIGDFGLAREGPLQEYTHVKVSHVHGTRPYLPDEFLRGKKFSTKVDTYSFGVVLFEIATGQRAYDSLRNHKFLKDHVENNDCPISDMADVKAGPDENNVYLSLMTIGKNCVSYKAKDRPEMEQVLRKLDCVMLQEKHQSTIRHSYLPTFQYEMQMRKLSTPSGSYHPQPWLFSPVPSNQLLKQNTSPVPHFGALTVPDQIEGVVVPQVEIKNNCFKVTSNPVSTRSTNASPSINESLSDSQLINNSNQDSSSIPQFVESKLQTSVEKKNSAWNNSIPGECDELPLISELRLQSNQNSV, from the exons ATGATGATGAGCAGCttaaacttaaacaaaaaaacctatatttatgaattaccaTATACTGAACGTAAGGAATTCTGCAATATAATTGACATGAATGATAAATGGGAAGAACTAG GCGGAAAGTATATGAAAATTGATTGtgcaacattatttaaaattagtaaagcTCCTATGCGGAATCATTCTTCTACCGATGAACTTTTAACGTTATGGGGAGAACaaaatcatacaatattagaattgtttactattttatatgaaatgcAACATTACAGAGCAATGATTATACTTAAACCATTTG ttgatcctaaatatcataaattgatATATCAGGGTGATAAAACCTTTAGTAACCTAGTAAAAACAGAAACTGGCaatgatttaaat aatgaAGTTGGCaatcttataaaattgaacacTGACAGCAATCAAAAAAGAGCAAATAATCTAGAACGtgaagttttaaatacttcatCCAAAATAAATGAGCATATTTATTCTGATCCATCTGTTATGTTTTCTTCTGCTGAAGCATGCACACCTTTAATAACATACAATGAACTTGAACAAGCTACTAATTACTGGaataaggaaaatattttgggGAAAGGAGGTTTTGGAGTAGTTTTTAAAGGCATATGGAAAAACACTGCAGTTGCTATTAAACGTCTAGAATCTCag AAAGGAGCAgaacaacaatttaatattttagaagctCAAAGACAACAATCTTTAAGAGaactaaaatacttaaattcttgtagacatgataatattttatctctgTATGGATTTAGCATTGGTGGTGAAAAACCATGTTTAGTGTATCAATATATGATCAACGGTTCTCTTGAAGATCGATTACAATGTCGA caagGAACTAAACCTTTGACATGGTgtattcgttttaaaattgCAACAGGATCTGCTAGAGGATTGCAATTCTTACATGGAATGGATAAACCTTTAATTCATGGAGATATTAAAAG TGCAAATATTCTTTTGGATCCATATTTTGAACCTCGAATTGGTGATTTTGGATTGGCTCGTGAAGGACCTCTTCAAGAATACACTCATGTAAAAGTTAGCCATGTTCATGGAACAAGGCCTTATCTTCCAGATGAATTTTTAAGAGGCAAAAAGTTTTCTACTAAAGTCGATACTTATAGTTTTGGTGTG GTACTTTTTGAAATTGCAACTGGACAAAGAGCATATGACAGTTTaagaaatcataaatttttg aaagaccatgttgaaaataatgattgtcCAATTTCTGATATGGCAGATGTGAAAGCAGGACctgatgaaaataatgtttatcttTCTCTTATGACTATTGGTAAAAATTGTGTTAGTTATAAAGCAAAAGATCGTCCTGAAATGGAACAAGTATTAAGGAAATTAGATTGTGTCATGTTACAAGAAAAAcatcaat ctaCTATCAGACACAGTTATTTACCAACATTTCAATACGAGATGCAAATGAGAAAACTTTCAACTCCATCTGGATCTTACCATCCGCAGCCATGgctattt AGTCCTGTTCCGAGTAACCaattgttaaaacaaaatacatcacCTGTACCTCATTTTGGAGCATTAACTGTTCCTGATCAAATCGAAGGTGTAGTTGTGCCTCAAGTAGAAATAAAGaacaattgttttaaagtaACAAGTAATCCAGTGTCAACAAGATCTACAAATGCCTCGCCATCCATTAATGAATCACTTTCTGACAGTCAgttgattaataatagtaatcagGATTCGTCTAGTATACCTCAATTTGTTGAATCTAAACTTCAAACtagtgttgaaaaaaaaaat agtGCTTGGAATAATTCAATTCCTGGAGAATGTGATGAATTACCATTGATATCAGAACTGCGATTACAATCTAATCAAAACTCTGtatga
- the LOC114127963 gene encoding retinoblastoma-like protein 1 has protein sequence MGVPVGTNVPDDDIYNTKFLDLCKGLNLDKNAASRAWETYLAVKENYSLDGDPSHWLACAIYVACRNVTEHTVGDSETLIEGNLVSLTRLLRLCNISLIHFIGKSKKWADMINMPPELRRKIDKLEKNFAVSMVIFKKFQPIFGAMFNISKDEQTKTRCSKKQKVTCSASKLFEFCWTLFIVAKSEFPDLSENLVNSYHLLLACCDYVYTNILIADLRDLLNKSFGGLPHDFESTSYVSPSKPVCVIDYLCQQYDGITTDAKVIKEYFWKTNLKKLIEKKVLKGDPDLNLLLDVVNFDFNYKAINKRYEQYVLSVGEFDERIFLSENANIEIGASNECTTEDLAKEMKNQKNNLFNPQTPLTGRNHLKPKIDLSDESTPVKNASEMVFKIQSILADCSPYPSDKLITLLKSCSTTLKSEIEDLINMLGSKFCSQYCQVDHNSALHNDFAEKRLIMAKIWFYKLFENIIAKEAKNPKYDIKNLICHTIFHETLFACCLEMVIFACNSQRAFPWVLNALQIHPYHFYKVIEVIVRVEDKLPRDMIKHLNRVEEQVLDSLSWQSESPLWDLINRNNKLIPHYDDIALVSVGGGAQVSHLNHKIENNRFAHKDSPVSDRFISPAPGQPNIKVGKQVTVNENRQYFSVSSRSNGVSLPTVTGPIKKIGTLGLFFRKFYNLASVRMQDLCYQLSINDEDLMRKIWTCFEHVIIEHTDMMRDRHLDQILMCTIYIICRVVNLNLSFQAIMKCYRTQPQSASHIYRSVLITPRNPSQENDGAQRDTEQRIDLIKFYNTIFVQIVRDNALKYSTNSNNDNLTLSPLPATKTQLQSPTTRRVNDRLPIFIRKLEAQASPIKSPIRPLSYCINQSPKKDLENINMITMRAITKKRNISDGHHDGPITKQKTPSPPVITKRLQGLLEERMEHNTDK, from the exons ATGGGTGTACCCGTGGGCACAAACGTTCCGGATGATGACATCTACAACACTAAGTTCTTGGACCTGTGCAAAGGTCTCAACTTGGACAAGAACGCTGCCAGCCGGGCATGGGAGACCTATCTGGCGGTCAAAGAAAACTATTCATTGGAC gGGGATCCAAGTCATTGGTTAGCCTGTGCTATATATGTGGCATGTCGTAATGTCACTGAACATACAGTTGGAGATAGTGAAACATTGATCGAGGGCAATTTAGTTAGTTTAACACGACTTCTccgtttatgtaatattag CCTTATACACTTTATTGGTAAAAGCAAAAAATGGGCTGATATGATAAATATGCCACCAGAATTGCGtcgtaaaatagataaattggaaaaaaacttTGCTGTTTCAatggttatatttaaaaaatttcaaccaATATTTGGAGCTATGTTTAACATCTCTAAAGACGAACAAACAAAAACTCGTTgttctaaaaaacaaaa aGTAACATGTTCAGCATCTAAACTTTTTGAGTTTTGTTGGACATTGTTTATAGTTGCTAAATCTGAATTTCCAGATTTGAGTGAAAATTTGGTTAACTCGTATCATTTACTGTTAGCTTGTTGTGATtatgtgtatacaaatattcttATAGCTGATTTAAGAGATTTGTTGAATAAATCATTTGGAG gtttACCCCATGATTTTGAATCTACTTCTTATGTTTCTCCTTCAAAGCCTGTTTGCGTAATTGATTATTTGTGTCAACAATATGATGGTATAACTACTGATGCAAAGGTGATTAAGGAGTACTTTTGgaagacaaatttaaaaaaactgattgaaaaaaaa gtattaaaaGGAGATCCTGATTTAAACTTACTTTTAGATGTTGtcaattttgatttcaattaCAAGGCAATCAATAAACGTTATGAACAGTATGTCTTGAGTGTTGGTGAATTTGATGAACGAATATTCCTTT ctGAAAATGCCAAtattgaaattggagcatcaAATGAATGTACAACAGAAGATTTAGCTAAAGAAATGAAAAaccaaaaa aacaatttatttaatccaCAAACACCACTTACGGGACGAAAtcatttaaaaccaaaaattgaCTTGTCTGATGAAAGTACACCTGTTAAAAATGCTTCTGAAATGGTATTCAAAATACAATCTATTTTAGCGGATTGCTCACCTTATCCATCTGACAAATTAATCACATTGTTAaa GTCATGTTCAACAACTTTAAAAAGTGAAATTGAAGatctaattaatatgttaggtAGTAAATTCTGTTCACAATATTGTCAGGTAGATCATAATTCTGCATTACATAATGATTTTGCTGAAAAAAGATTGATTATGGCCAAGATATGGTTTTACaagttgtttgaaaatattatagcaaaaGAAGCAAAAAATCCTAAATATGacattaaa aatttaatttgtcataCTATATTTCACGAGACTCTTTTTGCATGCTGCTTAGAAATGGTAATCTTTGCCTGTAATTCTCAACGTGCATTTCCATGGGTTCTTAATGCTCTTCAAATCCATCCTTACCATTTCTATAAAGTAATTGAAGTAATTGTTCGTGTTGAAGATAAATTACCTAGAGATATGATCAAACATTTGAATAga GTTGAAGAACAAGTTTTGGATAGTTTATCGTGGCAGTCTGAAAGTCCACTATGGGATTTAATCAATAGAAACAATAAGTTGATTCCACATTATGATGATATTGCTTTAGTTTCTGTTGGTGGTGGGGCACAAGTGTCACATTTAAACCACAAGATTGAAAATAATCGTTTTGCACATAAAG atagtCCAGTTTCTGATAGATTTATTTCTCCGGCACCTGGTCAACCAAATATTAAAGTGGGCAAACAAGTTACTGTAAATGAAAATAGACAATACTTTTCAGTTTCATCAAGGAGTAATGGTGTTTCATTGCCTACTGTAACTGggccaataaaaaaaattggtactTTAGGATTATTTTTCAGAAAG ttttataatttggCTTCAGTACGCATGCAAGATTTGTGTTATCAATTAAGCATAAATGATGAAGATTTAATGCGAAAGATTTGGACGTGCTTTGAACATGTTATTATTGAGCATACAGATATGATGCGTGATAGACATTTAGATCAGATACTGATGTGTACTATTTACATCATTTGTCGA GTGGTCAACTTAAATTTGTCTTTTCAAGCAATTATGAAATGTTATCGAACTCAACCACAATCTGCCTCACATATATACAGAAGTGTTTTAATTACTCCTCGAAATCCTAGTCaag AAAATGATGGAGCGCAGCGAGATACTGAACAACGTATCgatcttattaaattttataacactatatttGTTCAAATAGTTCGAGATAatgctttaaaatattctaccaACAGTAAT aaTGATAATCTTACACTTTCTCCTCTACCGGCTACTAAGACTCAACTGCAATCACCAACCACAAGACGAGTCAATGATCGATTACCAATATTTATACGTAAGTTAGAAGCTCAAGCTAGTCCAATTAAATCACCAATCAGGCCATTGAGTTACTGTATAAATCAAAGTCctaaaaaa gatttagaaaatataaatatgataacaatGCGAGCAATTACTAAGAAAAGAAATATATCTGATGGACACCATGATGGGCCtatcacaaaacaaaaaactccTTCTCCTCCTGTTATAACAAAACGATTACAGGGTCTATTAGAGGAAAGAATGGAACATAATACTGATAAGtag